Proteins found in one Thalassomonas actiniarum genomic segment:
- a CDS encoding LPP20 family lipoprotein: MNKVNGKVILLTLSLGLVSGCSSVYDKHVSWESVEPETFPVIHAVGYAPISLQKSEHETQRMLMAIKASKLAAYAELAEQVYGQQVSSKVSMADLLVQNNQLSSSVQGVIRGAKVVKSYAVGDTYTTEMTLDFKEVYDIYLSFKRDKKIKSVRYY, encoded by the coding sequence ATGAATAAAGTTAACGGTAAAGTGATACTTCTGACCTTGTCTCTGGGGTTGGTCTCTGGTTGCTCTTCGGTTTATGATAAGCATGTGTCATGGGAGTCGGTTGAACCGGAAACTTTTCCGGTGATCCATGCGGTAGGTTATGCGCCTATCAGTTTGCAGAAATCCGAGCATGAAACCCAACGTATGCTGATGGCGATAAAAGCATCCAAATTGGCGGCTTATGCCGAACTGGCAGAACAGGTATACGGTCAGCAAGTAAGCAGCAAGGTATCCATGGCGGATTTGTTGGTCCAGAACAATCAGCTGTCGTCTTCGGTGCAGGGAGTGATCCGCGGGGCTAAAGTTGTTAAAAGTTATGCTGTTGGCGATACCTATACCACAGAAATGACTTTAGATTTTAAAGAGGTCTATGATATTTATCTGTCCTTTAAGCGGGATAAAAAAATCAAAAGCGTTAGATACTACTAA
- a CDS encoding flagella synthesis protein FlgN: MSVDNTPEQLLARQLSQLQALETLLQSEKDIIIKQSPDALNEVTAKKNDLLMAIQTLDSHIGQNRQFIQDKRDGKFSEELKTIASVLESCQKQNQLNGQIIQQSQLTVERMKTSLLESHSKTSLTYDSKGKKSGGLSSLGLKA; encoded by the coding sequence ATGTCTGTTGACAATACCCCAGAACAACTTCTTGCCCGGCAATTATCCCAATTGCAGGCATTAGAAACATTATTGCAAAGTGAAAAAGACATTATCATCAAGCAGTCTCCCGATGCGCTTAATGAAGTTACCGCGAAAAAAAATGACCTGTTAATGGCCATTCAAACCCTGGATAGCCACATTGGCCAAAACAGGCAATTTATTCAGGATAAAAGAGACGGCAAGTTTAGTGAAGAATTAAAGACTATCGCCTCGGTACTGGAGTCTTGCCAAAAGCAAAATCAGTTAAACGGTCAAATTATCCAGCAATCCCAACTGACGGTTGAACGCATGAAAACCAGCCTGCTTGAAAGTCACAGCAAAACCTCGCTTACCTATGACAGCAAAGGAAAAAAAAGCGGTGGCTTAAGCAGTTTAGGATTAAAAGCCTGA
- the flgM gene encoding flagellar biosynthesis anti-sigma factor FlgM: MAININNLNANNQVKQNLEQQSKVKSDGAQAANAEQAKLARQDSVSITPQAKQLTELQKKAADAPVMDQKKIEKLKMAISSGEYKVNPEKLAASISNFEFNLL; this comes from the coding sequence ATGGCCATTAATATCAATAACTTGAATGCGAACAATCAAGTTAAGCAAAACCTTGAACAGCAATCAAAAGTAAAAAGCGACGGCGCACAAGCAGCAAATGCCGAGCAGGCAAAACTTGCCCGCCAGGATTCTGTCTCTATTACCCCGCAGGCAAAACAGCTGACTGAATTGCAGAAAAAAGCGGCGGATGCGCCGGTAATGGATCAAAAGAAAATTGAAAAATTAAAAATGGCCATTTCTTCCGGCGAATATAAAGTCAACCCGGAAAAACTGGCAGCCAGCATCTCCAACTTTGAGTTTAATTTGCTGTAA
- the flgA gene encoding flagellar basal body P-ring formation chaperone FlgA, translated as MTFDRSYIENFAKKYVEKHITAPPNGKMEVIVSAIDPRIQIKPCESPLQANIPENHNSRNVNIKISCVDSKSWYIYLPVKIINTIAVVVAKENISKGSLLDNSNLELAYHQQKKIRGEWQDNTDNLIGGKAKRSISKGTLITKRNICMVCKGDSVTIIARSDDFSIKTSGIALKDGNIGEQIRVKNKRSGKTISARISAINQVIIDL; from the coding sequence ATGACTTTTGACAGGTCCTATATCGAAAATTTTGCCAAAAAATATGTCGAAAAACACATTACCGCACCGCCCAACGGAAAAATGGAAGTGATAGTATCCGCGATAGACCCCAGGATACAGATCAAACCATGCGAATCACCACTACAGGCAAATATACCTGAAAATCACAATAGCCGAAACGTAAATATTAAAATAAGTTGTGTTGATTCAAAGTCATGGTACATTTATCTGCCGGTGAAAATCATCAACACCATTGCGGTTGTTGTTGCCAAAGAAAATATCAGCAAAGGCAGCTTACTCGACAACAGCAACCTTGAATTAGCCTACCACCAGCAAAAGAAAATACGCGGTGAATGGCAGGATAATACCGATAACCTGATTGGCGGCAAAGCTAAAAGGTCGATTTCAAAGGGCACCTTAATTACCAAGAGGAATATCTGTATGGTGTGCAAAGGTGACAGTGTCACTATTATTGCCCGCTCAGACGACTTTTCCATTAAAACCTCGGGCATCGCCCTTAAAGACGGTAATATCGGTGAACAGATCCGGGTTAAGAACAAGCGCTCAGGTAAAACCATCAGCGCCAGAATTAGTGCTATTAACCAGGTAATAATTGATTTATAA
- a CDS encoding chemotaxis protein, which produces MAGILDSVNQRTQLVGQNRLELLMFKLVGRQRFGINVFKVREVLQCPRLTNLPKQDKYIKGVAHIRGQTISVIDLSKATGGPEIQQTDDCFIIIAEYNRSVQGFLVSGVERIINIRWQDILPPPEGAGKSSYLTAVTEIDEEMVSILDVEKILNEISPVSTELSEEIVDETVGESIGDKVIMIADDSTVARNQVRRALEPLGLNMVLAKNGQDALDQLKAIDAECEHAIGEKVALLISDIEMPEMDGYTLTAEIKSNERLRDMPVILHTSLSGVFNNAMVEKVGAQDFIPKFHPDELATAVKKWLKID; this is translated from the coding sequence ATGGCAGGCATTTTAGATTCAGTGAACCAGCGAACTCAGTTGGTTGGACAAAACAGACTCGAATTATTGATGTTTAAATTGGTGGGCAGACAGCGGTTTGGTATCAATGTTTTTAAAGTGCGGGAAGTACTGCAATGTCCTCGTTTGACCAACTTACCCAAGCAAGATAAATATATCAAAGGGGTTGCCCATATCCGGGGACAGACCATTTCGGTGATTGATTTGAGTAAGGCCACCGGTGGCCCTGAGATACAACAAACCGATGATTGCTTTATTATTATCGCCGAGTATAACCGCAGTGTTCAGGGGTTTTTAGTTTCCGGGGTGGAGCGTATTATCAATATTCGCTGGCAAGATATTTTACCGCCGCCTGAAGGGGCGGGGAAATCCAGTTATTTAACCGCGGTTACAGAAATTGACGAAGAAATGGTGTCAATTTTAGATGTGGAAAAGATTTTAAATGAGATCAGCCCGGTGTCGACCGAACTCAGTGAAGAAATTGTTGATGAAACGGTCGGTGAAAGCATCGGTGATAAAGTGATCATGATAGCCGACGACTCCACCGTTGCCCGCAACCAGGTGCGCCGGGCACTTGAACCTTTGGGGTTGAATATGGTGCTGGCAAAAAATGGCCAGGATGCCCTGGATCAGCTTAAGGCCATAGATGCTGAATGTGAGCATGCTATCGGTGAAAAAGTCGCCTTGCTGATCTCGGATATCGAAATGCCGGAAATGGACGGTTATACCTTAACCGCTGAAATTAAAAGTAATGAAAGGTTGCGTGATATGCCGGTGATCCTGCATACCTCCCTCAGTGGTGTTTTTAATAATGCCATGGTGGAAAAAGTGGGGGCCCAGGATTTTATTCCCAAGTTTCATCCGGACGAGCTGGCAACTGCCGTGAAAAAATGGTTGAAAATTGACTAG
- a CDS encoding CheR family methyltransferase → MLSKELDDKSYHQFRTFLEQQCGIVLGENKQYLVKSRLAPLMAKFEVATLGALVSRTLSPVERQLRAAVIDAMTTNETLWFRDDYPFELLKKRLLPEFTGRRTPVKIWSAASSSGQEPYSIAMSVLEMQQSQPGAFPGGVQITGTDISNTMLEHCKYGHYDSLAIVRGLSAERKRQFFEPGDNGMYKVKDQVKKMVNFRQLNLLGSYSLIGRFDIVFCRNVLIYFSPEIKAKILSQIHGSLNNKGYLFLGASESLSGLNQDFDMLRCNPGIVYQKKT, encoded by the coding sequence GTGTTATCTAAGGAGCTTGATGATAAAAGTTATCATCAGTTTAGAACTTTTCTCGAACAGCAATGCGGCATAGTGCTCGGGGAAAATAAGCAATATCTGGTAAAAAGTCGTTTAGCCCCTTTAATGGCCAAATTTGAGGTCGCTACCTTAGGCGCTCTGGTCAGTAGAACCCTGTCTCCGGTAGAGCGGCAATTACGTGCCGCTGTTATAGATGCCATGACCACCAATGAAACCTTATGGTTTCGCGATGATTATCCTTTTGAATTATTAAAAAAACGTCTGTTGCCGGAATTTACCGGCCGCAGGACACCGGTAAAAATATGGTCGGCGGCCAGCTCTTCCGGGCAGGAGCCCTATTCCATTGCTATGTCGGTGCTGGAAATGCAGCAATCCCAGCCGGGGGCTTTTCCCGGCGGCGTGCAAATCACCGGCACAGATATCTCCAATACCATGCTTGAGCATTGTAAATATGGCCATTATGACAGTTTGGCAATAGTGCGCGGTTTGTCGGCGGAAAGAAAACGTCAGTTTTTTGAACCGGGCGACAATGGTATGTATAAGGTGAAAGACCAGGTCAAAAAAATGGTCAACTTCAGGCAGCTTAACCTGTTGGGCAGCTATAGCCTGATAGGACGCTTTGATATTGTGTTTTGCCGCAATGTGCTTATCTACTTTTCCCCGGAAATTAAAGCCAAGATCCTGAGTCAAATTCATGGCTCTTTGAATAATAAAGGTTATTTATTTCTCGGCGCCTCCGAATCTCTCTCCGGACTCAACCAGGATTTTGACATGCTGCGTTGTAATCCCGGCATCGTTTATCAGAAAAAAACGTAA
- the flgB gene encoding flagellar basal body rod protein FlgB — MAINLDKAFGLHADGLVLRSKRAEVIASNIANADTPGYKAKGMDFQKALAQASQRQSMGMTRTNEKHFDVRMELNNGVEFRVPDQPDTGDGNTVDVQVERNLYLENSLEYQSSFQFLNGRIKGLKKAITGGQ, encoded by the coding sequence ATGGCTATTAATCTTGACAAGGCATTTGGACTTCACGCAGACGGGCTGGTATTACGCTCAAAGCGTGCCGAAGTCATTGCCAGTAATATCGCAAATGCGGATACCCCAGGGTATAAAGCAAAAGGGATGGACTTTCAAAAAGCCCTTGCTCAAGCCTCTCAAAGACAATCTATGGGTATGACCCGCACCAATGAAAAACACTTTGATGTTCGCATGGAACTTAATAATGGTGTGGAGTTTCGGGTGCCTGATCAGCCGGATACTGGTGATGGTAATACCGTAGATGTACAAGTGGAACGAAACTTGTATCTAGAAAATTCATTAGAATACCAATCAAGCTTTCAATTCCTTAACGGACGTATCAAGGGACTGAAAAAAGCGATCACCGGAGGGCAATAA
- the flgC gene encoding flagellar basal body rod protein FlgC, with protein sequence MSLFNVFDITGTGMSAQSVRLNTTASNIANADSVSSSIDQTYRARHPVFAAEMQKAAGGQNASVGVNVLGIVESDKPLNVEYSPEHPMADSDGYIYKPNVNVIEEMTNMISASRSYQTNVQVAESAKSMVTKTLTLGQR encoded by the coding sequence ATGAGCCTGTTTAACGTTTTTGACATTACCGGCACTGGCATGAGCGCACAATCAGTGCGTTTGAATACCACTGCAAGTAACATCGCAAATGCCGATAGTGTCAGCAGTAGTATCGACCAAACTTACCGGGCCCGGCATCCGGTTTTTGCCGCAGAGATGCAAAAAGCTGCCGGGGGGCAAAATGCTTCCGTCGGTGTGAATGTCCTTGGCATAGTCGAAAGTGATAAACCGCTTAATGTTGAGTATTCTCCCGAACATCCCATGGCTGACAGCGACGGTTATATTTATAAGCCCAATGTCAATGTTATTGAAGAAATGACCAACATGATCTCGGCGTCGCGCTCTTACCAGACCAATGTCCAGGTGGCGGAGTCGGCAAAAAGCATGGTAACGAAAACCCTGACCTTAGGCCAAAGGTAA
- a CDS encoding flagellar hook assembly protein FlgD, with protein MVDTVSGGSALDSLRWQQESYKVADKDDGMLTQEDFFALLTKELSYQDPTKPVENNEMISQMTAFSTTDGVTQLNDQFTDFASSMSSGQALQASSLVGRSVMVEDNSFTLAEGEMPKGKLITEEPASSVVIYVENAAGEVVQTVPVGNIGSGESSFTWDGTESSGYAAPPGDYRFRVAGLVDGKASELQAMTYRKVDSVTLAGAGGNILLNLNGGSSMALSDVVEVSEG; from the coding sequence ATGGTGGATACAGTAAGTGGCGGTAGTGCCCTAGACAGTCTGCGTTGGCAACAGGAAAGCTATAAAGTTGCCGATAAAGATGACGGTATGCTGACGCAGGAAGATTTCTTTGCCCTATTAACCAAAGAGCTTTCCTATCAGGATCCGACCAAGCCGGTGGAAAATAACGAAATGATCTCGCAAATGACCGCTTTTTCAACCACAGACGGAGTCACCCAGTTAAACGATCAGTTTACTGACTTTGCCTCTTCGATGTCTTCGGGACAGGCGTTGCAGGCCTCGTCCCTGGTGGGTCGCAGTGTTATGGTGGAAGATAACAGCTTTACCCTGGCAGAAGGTGAAATGCCCAAAGGTAAACTTATTACCGAAGAGCCTGCCAGCAGTGTAGTGATTTATGTTGAAAATGCTGCCGGTGAAGTGGTACAGACGGTACCGGTAGGCAATATAGGTAGCGGCGAGTCTTCCTTTACCTGGGATGGTACTGAATCAAGCGGTTATGCGGCGCCTCCCGGAGATTACCGTTTCCGTGTTGCCGGGTTAGTTGACGGTAAGGCCTCTGAATTGCAGGCCATGACTTACCGTAAAGTCGACAGTGTCACCCTGGCAGGTGCCGGCGGTAATATTTTATTAAATTTAAATGGTGGTAGCTCAATGGCGTTGTCTGACGTTGTTGAAGTATCCGAAGGTTAA
- the flgE gene encoding flagellar hook protein FlgE, which produces MSFNVALSGLNAAQKDLDVTSNNIANVNTTGFKESRAEFVDVYASSLLASGKTKVGDGVLTSEVAQQFSQGSVQFTTNALDLAITGNGFFATVPTLDSVDKSYTRAGEFKLNDSNFIVNSAGEFLLGFPVNADGSSASVSLSTAEPIQIPTSSGAPTKTSEVDIKMNLPAGDAIAGPIAEFDHTDPLTYNHSTSVTIYDSLGDSHVMTYYFVKETPTATENPWMMFAAVDGQLVDIDDGSGAGAVAEGRVGGGTPATVPTVNGARLYFDPSGDFIRQEPDLTEGGIVTEALATDSSGNPLLVNGSDTTQTIEIDFNIDGTGPNANEPTQFASNFEVTALEQDGLAVGRLTGIEIDSDGLVLAKYSNGTSTPLQRIGLVNFANEQGLTQVGGTSWKESVASGEGLAGEAGSGTFGTINSQALEQSNVNLTTELIDLISAQRNFQANSRALEVDNQLNQTILQIR; this is translated from the coding sequence ATGTCTTTTAATGTAGCCTTGAGCGGGTTGAACGCTGCTCAGAAAGATCTTGATGTAACGTCTAACAATATCGCCAACGTGAACACCACGGGCTTTAAAGAATCACGTGCCGAGTTTGTCGATGTGTATGCTTCTTCTTTATTAGCCTCGGGTAAAACCAAAGTTGGTGACGGTGTGTTAACCTCGGAAGTGGCCCAGCAATTTTCCCAGGGCAGCGTGCAGTTTACTACCAATGCGCTGGATTTAGCGATCACCGGCAACGGCTTCTTCGCTACCGTACCGACCCTGGACAGTGTCGATAAGTCCTATACCCGTGCCGGTGAGTTTAAACTTAACGACAGTAATTTTATTGTCAACTCTGCCGGGGAGTTCTTGTTGGGTTTTCCGGTAAATGCTGACGGCTCTTCCGCTTCGGTAAGTTTAAGTACGGCAGAGCCGATACAAATCCCGACCTCTTCCGGCGCACCGACCAAGACCAGCGAAGTGGATATTAAAATGAACTTGCCGGCGGGGGATGCCATTGCCGGTCCGATTGCCGAGTTCGATCATACAGATCCGCTGACTTATAACCATTCTACTTCGGTAACCATTTACGACTCGCTCGGTGACAGTCACGTGATGACGTATTATTTTGTGAAGGAAACGCCGACGGCAACAGAGAACCCCTGGATGATGTTTGCCGCCGTCGATGGTCAACTGGTGGATATTGATGACGGTAGCGGCGCCGGTGCTGTTGCAGAAGGGCGTGTCGGTGGTGGTACACCGGCGACTGTGCCGACGGTCAATGGTGCGCGACTTTATTTTGATCCCTCGGGCGACTTTATCCGCCAGGAGCCGGATTTGACCGAAGGGGGCATAGTCACTGAAGCCTTAGCTACTGACTCTTCCGGTAACCCTTTACTGGTCAACGGTTCAGATACGACGCAGACCATAGAGATTGATTTTAATATCGATGGTACCGGCCCGAATGCCAATGAGCCGACTCAGTTTGCCTCAAACTTTGAAGTGACGGCGTTAGAGCAGGATGGTTTGGCTGTGGGCCGGTTAACCGGCATTGAAATCGACAGCGACGGCCTGGTGCTGGCGAAGTACAGTAACGGTACTTCGACGCCATTGCAGCGTATTGGCCTGGTTAATTTTGCCAATGAGCAGGGACTGACCCAGGTCGGCGGTACCTCGTGGAAGGAAAGTGTCGCCTCGGGCGAAGGGCTGGCGGGCGAAGCGGGCTCAGGAACCTTCGGTACCATTAATTCGCAGGCCCTGGAGCAGTCCAATGTGAACCTGACGACCGAGCTGATTGATTTAATCTCTGCTCAGCGTAATTTCCAGGCGAACTCAAGGGCTCTGGAAGTGGATAACCAGCTGAATCAAACCATATTGCAAATCAGGTAA
- the flgF gene encoding flagellar basal-body rod protein FlgF, whose amino-acid sequence MDKMLYIAMSGAKQNMQALSVNANNLANAKTTGFKADLAQARSMQAFGEGLPTRVFTSTERASQNFDSGALLTTGRPLDVAIEGDGWLSVQAEDGSEAYTRSGQLRLTAEGALETNNGELVYGDQGPLVIPLPVNNIQITRDGIIMIQPEGAPNAVQEEVGRLKLVNPDNRMMEKGNDGLFRRKDGEVAEADITVSVLSGTLEGSNVSPVGEMTEMIALQRQFEMQLKMMKTAEEIDASASSLLRAF is encoded by the coding sequence ATGGATAAGATGCTTTATATTGCCATGAGTGGCGCTAAGCAGAATATGCAGGCCTTATCAGTGAATGCCAATAACCTGGCAAACGCAAAAACCACGGGTTTCAAGGCAGATTTGGCGCAGGCGCGCTCGATGCAGGCCTTTGGCGAAGGCTTACCGACCCGGGTTTTTACCAGTACCGAACGCGCCAGCCAAAACTTTGACAGTGGTGCATTACTCACCACCGGCCGTCCTTTGGATGTGGCCATCGAAGGAGACGGCTGGTTATCAGTACAGGCAGAAGATGGCTCTGAAGCCTATACCCGTTCGGGCCAGCTAAGGTTAACGGCAGAAGGTGCGCTGGAAACCAATAACGGTGAGCTGGTGTACGGCGATCAGGGGCCGCTTGTTATCCCTTTGCCGGTCAATAATATTCAAATTACCCGTGACGGCATCATTATGATCCAGCCGGAAGGGGCGCCGAATGCGGTACAGGAAGAAGTTGGCCGGCTTAAGCTGGTGAACCCCGATAACCGGATGATGGAAAAAGGCAATGACGGTTTGTTCCGCCGAAAAGATGGCGAAGTGGCTGAAGCCGATATTACTGTCAGTGTGCTTAGTGGCACGTTAGAAGGCAGTAATGTCAGTCCGGTAGGGGAGATGACAGAAATGATCGCCCTGCAACGGCAATTTGAAATGCAATTGAAAATGATGAAGACCGCTGAAGAAATCGATGCCAGTGCATCTTCTTTGCTGCGCGCTTTCTAA
- the flgG gene encoding flagellar basal-body rod protein FlgG, which yields MNPALWISKTGLDAQTKDIAVISNNLANASTVGFKKSRAVFEDLLYQTINQPGGRSAQDTEMPSGLMLGAGTKVVATQKMHTQGDMLTTDNSLDLMIQGEGFFEIALPDGTSAYSRNGQFTLDEEGNMVTPGAGYLLQPQITIPEDAQEIIVSQDGEVSVRLQGQAENAVVGQLNTINFVNPTGLEPVGQNLYVETAVSGAPQEGVPGLDGFGMIVQGALETSNVNTTEELVNLIESQRVYEMNSKVISAVDEMLSYINQQL from the coding sequence ATGAATCCTGCATTATGGATCAGTAAAACTGGCTTAGACGCTCAGACCAAAGATATCGCGGTGATTTCCAATAACCTGGCCAATGCCAGCACCGTAGGTTTTAAGAAAAGCCGTGCGGTATTTGAAGATTTACTTTATCAGACAATCAACCAGCCGGGCGGGCGTTCGGCGCAAGATACCGAAATGCCGTCGGGTTTAATGTTAGGCGCCGGTACTAAAGTGGTGGCGACCCAGAAAATGCATACCCAGGGAGATATGCTGACCACAGACAATTCTCTGGATTTGATGATCCAGGGGGAAGGCTTTTTTGAAATTGCGCTGCCGGACGGCACCTCTGCCTACTCACGCAATGGCCAGTTTACCCTGGATGAAGAAGGCAATATGGTTACTCCGGGTGCCGGTTATCTGCTGCAGCCGCAGATCACCATTCCGGAAGACGCCCAGGAAATTATTGTTTCACAAGACGGTGAAGTCTCGGTACGACTGCAGGGCCAGGCAGAAAATGCCGTAGTAGGCCAGCTTAATACCATTAACTTTGTTAACCCCACAGGCCTGGAGCCGGTAGGACAAAACCTCTATGTGGAAACTGCGGTTAGTGGTGCCCCACAGGAAGGTGTTCCGGGATTGGATGGTTTTGGCATGATAGTGCAGGGAGCGTTAGAAACCTCCAATGTTAATACCACAGAAGAGCTGGTTAACCTGATTGAAAGCCAGCGGGTTTATGAAATGAACTCTAAAGTCATATCCGCGGTTGATGAAATGCTTAGCTATATCAATCAACAACTTTAA
- the flgH gene encoding flagellar basal body L-ring protein FlgH, with product MKLSVITALLLTSLVTGCASTEQAQVLPNDPDFAPILPEEEEDSIIPTGSLFKANYVNNIYSDSKAHKVGDIISVILSESTQARKSAKTEITKENSALLDPVTGFGGNAINFKGDAIQFGLNQESDFSGDSKSDQGNSLSGNISVHVLRVLPNGNLMIRGEKWMTLNNGDEYIRLTGIIRAKDISSDNTIISSKVANARIQYAGTGAFAEVQEQGLITKFFNSSWWPL from the coding sequence ATGAAACTTTCCGTTATTACCGCCTTATTATTGACATCACTCGTGACCGGCTGTGCCAGCACCGAGCAGGCACAGGTATTACCCAATGATCCAGACTTTGCTCCTATCCTGCCGGAAGAGGAGGAAGATAGCATAATACCGACCGGTTCATTATTTAAAGCCAATTATGTCAATAACATATATTCCGACTCCAAAGCCCATAAGGTGGGGGATATTATCTCGGTGATTTTAAGCGAGAGTACCCAGGCAAGAAAAAGTGCCAAAACCGAGATCACTAAGGAAAACTCTGCTTTGCTTGATCCCGTCACCGGATTTGGCGGCAACGCCATTAACTTCAAAGGGGATGCTATCCAGTTTGGCCTGAATCAAGAGTCTGATTTTTCAGGAGATTCAAAATCAGATCAGGGAAATAGTTTATCGGGTAACATTTCGGTACATGTTTTGCGTGTATTACCCAACGGTAACTTGATGATCCGCGGGGAAAAATGGATGACCTTAAATAACGGTGATGAATATATCCGCCTGACCGGCATAATCCGCGCCAAAGATATCAGCTCGGATAACACCATTATTTCCAGCAAGGTGGCCAATGCCCGTATCCAATATGCCGGTACCGGTGCTTTTGCCGAGGTGCAAGAGCAGGGATTAATTACCAAATTCTTTAATAGTTCATGGTGGCCTTTGTAG
- a CDS encoding flagellar basal body P-ring protein FlgI: MVYSLTPTLVQAQRIKDLADVAGVRSNQLVGYGLVVGLPGTGEQSPFTEQSFKTMLSNFGITMPSNLKPKIKNVAAVAVHAELPAFTKPGQKIDITVSSMGSAQSLRGGTLIQTILMGIDGNAYAVAQGSLVVGGLGAEGLDGSKIVINTPTVGRIANGATVEREVKSPFSTGDHITFNLRNSDFTTAKRLADTINDLIAGSARAIDATSVRVNAPRDAADRVGFLSVLENLEFEPDSPAAKVIVNSRTGTIVIGSDVRLLAAAITHGGITVTINEQQEVSQPDAFSEGDTVTTTSSIIDVRQDDSRMFVFNPGVTLDTLVRAINEVGAAPGDVMAILEALDQAGALRGQLIII, translated from the coding sequence ATGGTATACAGCCTGACACCGACCTTGGTTCAGGCACAGCGTATCAAAGATTTAGCGGATGTTGCCGGTGTGCGTTCCAACCAATTGGTGGGTTATGGCCTGGTGGTCGGCCTGCCGGGCACCGGTGAGCAAAGCCCGTTTACAGAGCAAAGCTTTAAAACCATGTTAAGCAATTTCGGTATTACCATGCCGAGTAATTTAAAGCCGAAGATTAAAAATGTTGCCGCGGTAGCGGTGCATGCCGAACTGCCGGCCTTTACCAAGCCGGGACAAAAAATTGACATTACCGTTTCCTCTATGGGCAGTGCCCAGAGCCTGCGCGGCGGTACCTTGATCCAGACTATTTTAATGGGCATCGACGGCAATGCTTATGCGGTTGCCCAGGGCAGCCTCGTGGTTGGCGGCCTGGGGGCCGAAGGCCTGGACGGTTCAAAAATTGTTATCAATACCCCAACCGTAGGCCGTATTGCCAATGGCGCAACGGTCGAACGGGAAGTAAAATCTCCCTTTAGCACCGGTGATCATATCACCTTTAACTTACGTAATTCTGACTTTACCACTGCCAAACGCCTGGCGGATACCATCAATGATTTGATTGCCGGCTCTGCACGGGCAATAGATGCGACTTCCGTTCGGGTTAATGCCCCAAGAGATGCTGCCGACCGCGTTGGTTTCTTATCGGTACTGGAAAACCTGGAATTTGAACCAGACTCTCCGGCGGCCAAAGTGATTGTGAATTCCCGCACCGGTACGATTGTGATCGGATCAGATGTACGTTTGTTAGCGGCGGCCATTACCCATGGCGGCATTACCGTGACCATTAACGAGCAGCAGGAAGTCTCCCAGCCGGATGCCTTTTCCGAAGGGGATACGGTGACTACCACTTCGTCGATCATTGATGTGCGTCAGGATGACTCGCGTATGTTTGTCTTTAATCCCGGGGTGACCCTGGATACCCTTGTTCGGGCCATCAATGAAGTGGGCGCCGCACCGGGAGATGTGATGGCGATTCTTGAAGCCCTTGATCAGGCAGGCGCTTTACGCGGCCAGCTGATCATCATCTAA